A DNA window from Arachis hypogaea cultivar Tifrunner chromosome 18, arahy.Tifrunner.gnm2.J5K5, whole genome shotgun sequence contains the following coding sequences:
- the LOC112772827 gene encoding EG45-like domain containing protein produces MPMHKHKVSVHLLSFQALVFFLSIFIHFSHCDVGTASHYGPPFLPTACYGKDASEFPSSNMFASAGEGIWDNGAACGRQYQVRCISAAAPRTCIPGQLIQIKIVDRAQSTVSRPSRAGTSMVLSTTAFQAIANASASLINIEFQQV; encoded by the exons ATGCCTATGCACAAGCACAAGGTTTCTGTTCATCTTCTATCCTTCCAGGCCCTCGTTTTTTTCTTATCAATTTTCATTCACTTCTCTCATTGTGATGTTGGCACTGCTTCTCACTACGGTCCTCCCTTTTTAC CCACAGCATGTTACGGTAAAGACGCATCAGAGTTTCCATCGAGCAACATGTTTGCATCAGCAGGAGAAGGCATATGGGACAATGGTGCTGCATGTGGTAGGCAGTATCAGGTGAGGTGCATCAGTGCAGCCGCACCTAGAACCTGCATTCCTGGCCAGTTGATCCAGATCAAGATCGTCGATCGCGCGCAATCAACGGTCTCTAGGCCTTCCAGGGCTGGAACTTCCATGGTCCTCTCCACCACTGCATTCCAGGCCATTGCAAATGCCTCTGCTTCTTTGATCAACATTGAATTTCAACA GGTTTAA
- the LOC112770518 gene encoding uncharacterized protein, with product MYGCGCDWLIRASLIRRKGCWEIRRYNGRHTCTIGTISQDHSKLDSDTVAEAIRPLVETDPSIKVKSIIAEVQSRFNYTISYRKAWLAKQKSVANVFGDWEESYQALPWWLSVMVQKIPGSVVQIETRPLYNGNEEAQGVKILHRVFWSFNPCIRAFRHCKPLVQVDGTHLYGKYKGTLLVAVAQDGNQNIVPIAFALVEGETVDAWHFFLRNLREYVVRKDGVGMISDRHESIRAAVNRSGDDWQPPRAWWMFCIRHIGSNFLRAFKVSHLQKLVVNIGYSRTVEEYNINYKRLEERGEAYARWCDAIGLKHWVLAFDEGHRWGHMTTNLVECINSVLKGARNLLVLTLSAETHERKRAGFTYSAFAQQRIEASMQQAGNIVVHRFDRRNEVFEVRETTTGKVLVVDLARRTCNCGHFQVERIPCRHVIACCANQRLDWQLYVHDVYKMTEVRKVYRFEFAPLGDPETWPPYEGPTLVANPALRRTSKGRPKLTRYLNEMDSRDMRGPRICRLCGAQGHSRSRCPQRAGPSGAGS from the exons ATGTACGGGTGTGGATGTGACTGGCTTATCCGAGCCAGCTTGATACGAAGAAAAGGTTGCTGGGAGATACGCAGATACAACGGTAGGCACACGTGCACCATCGGAACGATTTCACAGGATCATTCCAAGTTGGACTCAGATACAGTTGCTGAGGCTATAAGGCCGTTGGTCGAGACGGACCCGTCCATCAAGGTGAAATCTATAATTGCGGAAGTCCAGTCAAGGTTCAACTATACCATCAGTTAtcgaaaggcttggttggcaaagcagaagtccGTTGCCAACGTCTTCGGTGATTGGGAGGAATCTTACCAAGCATTGCCGTGGTGGCTCTCGGTCATGGTGCAGAAGATTCCTGGTTCAGTTGTCCAAATAGAAACACGACCACTCTACAACGGGAATGAAGAGGCACAAGGTGTAAAAATACTTCATCGTGTATTttggagtttcaatccatgcatTAGGGCATTCAGGCATTGCAAGCCCCTGGTTCAGGTCGACGGCACACACCTATACGGAAAATACAAAGGTACACTTCTAGTCGctgttgcacaagatgggaaccaAAACATTGTGCCTATCGCCTTTGCCTTGGTGGAAGGTGAGACAGTTGATGCGTGGCACTTCTTCCTCAGGAATCTGCGAGAGTATGTTGTTAGAAAAGACGGTGTGGGTATGATCTCAGACCGACATGAGTCAATACGGGCAGCAGTTAATCGTTCCGGTGATGACTGGCAACCTCCAAGAGCATGGTGGATGTTTTGTATAAGACACATCGGCAGTAACTTCTTAAGGGCATTCAAAGTCTCTCACTTGCAGAAGCTTGTTGTCAATATAGGGTATTCAAGAACGGTGGAGGAGTACAATATCAACTATAAGAGGTTGGAAGAGCGAGGCGAGGCATATGCCAGGTGGTGCGATGCCATCGGACTCAAACATTGGGTATTGGCATTCGACGAGGGACATCGATGGGGCCATATGACAACGAACCTTGTCGAGTGTATTAACTCAGTGTTGAAGGGTGCCCGTAATCTACTTGTGTTGACGCTG AGTGCCGAGACTCACGAACGTAAGCGTGCTGGATTTACGTACTCCGCATTTGCGCAACAGCGGATAGAAGCAAGTATGCAACAGGCTGGGAATATAGTTGTGCACCGCTTTGATAGACGAAATGAGGTGTTTGAGGTGCGCGAAACGACTACTGGAAAGGTGTTAGTTGTTGATCTAGCGCGACGGACGTGTAACTGTGGGCACTTCCAGGTTGAACGAATACCATGTCGCCATGTTATTGCTTGCTGTGCTAACCAGCGGCTCGATTGGCAGTTGTATGTGCATGATGTGTACAAGATGACGGAAGTTCGTAAGGTATATAGGTTTGAGTTCGCACCATTAGGAGATCCCGAGACATGGCCTCCTTATGAGGGACCCACATTGGTCGCTAATCCCGCATTGAGGCGAACGTCTAAAGGCAGGCCCAAACTGACCCGATACCTGAATGAAATGGACTCACGTGACATGCGTGGTCCTCGGATATGCCGTCTCTGTGGTGCTCAGGGTCATAGTCGGAGTAGGTGTCCGCAGCGTGCTGGACCGAGTGGTGCTGGTTCATAG
- the LOC112771172 gene encoding FHA domain-containing protein FHA2, whose product MGTASAGGDVEAGFAKLQGEDFEYYMQTYSIVLGRNSKKSTVDVDLSSLGGGMNISRHHARIFYDFTRRRFALEVLGKNGCLVEGVLHLPGNPPVKLDSQDLLQIGDKEFYFLLPVRSILGGPIGPRHYPNHPASIAGVPGGPVVPHYNYHMASAAAAGPGVIVKKGRRDYYEDEYDDEDDVGAGASAGGGSSGKKARRDGYESYGYAGVGAGSKSASLDKKAEGRSRVDRDADNLQLQQLEEKDVVSSVATVLSDLCGPGEWMPMEKLHAELVEQYNGVWHHSRVRRYLTSEDWPGPESKGKPWYGLLMLLRKYPEHFVINTRSKGRVTLEFVSLVSLLS is encoded by the exons ATGGGAACCGCCAGCGCCGGCGGCGATGTCGAGGCGGGCTTCGCGAAACTCCAGGGCGAGGATTTTGAGTACTACATGCAGACCTACTCCATCGTCCTCGGGCGCAACTCCAAGAAATCAACGGTCGACGTCGACCTCTCCAGCCTCGGCGGAGGGATGAACATCTCCCGGCACCACGCCCGAATCTTCTACGACTTCACCCGCCGCCGTTTCGCCCTTGAGGTCCTCGGCAAGAATGGCTGCCTCGTCGAGGGCGTCCTCCACCTCCCTGGTAATCCCCCGGTCAAACTCGACTCCCAAGACCTTCTCCAGATCGGCGACAAGGAGTTCTACTTCCTGCTCCCTGTTCGCAGCATTCTCGGTGGCCCAATCGGCCCTCGCCACTACCCCAACCATCCTGCCTCCATAGCTGGGGTGCCGGGAGGGCCCGTGGTGCCGCATTATAACTACCACATGGCCTCGGCCGCTGCAGCTGGGCCTGGCGTGATAGTGAAGAAAGGCAGGAGGGATTATTATGAGGACGAgtatgatgatgaggatgatgttGGTGCCGGTGCTAGTGCTGGTGGGGGCAGTAGCGGGAAGAAGGCGAGAAGAGATGGGTATGAAAGTTACGGGTACGCTGGTGTGGGTGCTGGAAGCAAGTCTGCATCATTGG ATAAGAAAGCAGAAGGAAGATCCCGAGTAGACCGGGATGCTGATAATCTTCAGCTTCAACAGTTGGAAGAAAAGGATGTAGTATCGTCTGTAGCTACTGTTCTCTCTGATCTCTGTGGTCCTGGAGAGTGGATGCCTATGGAGAAACTACATGCGGAG TTGGTGGAGCAATATAACGGTGTTTGGCACCACAGTAGAGTAAGGAGATATCTTACTTCGGAGGATTGGCCTGGTCCTGAATCCAAAGGGAAACCTTGGTATGGTTTACTTATGTTGTTAAGGAAGTATCCTGAGCATTTTGTCATTAACACCAGGTCCAAAGGCCGAGTCACCTTGGAGTTTGTTTCTCTTGTCTCTCTGCTCTCTTGA